The Labrus bergylta chromosome 23, fLabBer1.1, whole genome shotgun sequence genome includes the window TGCATGTGTCCCTTTTaaataaactaattaaaaaacagGAACAGAACACCCCGTTAGTGATCTTTTTGATTAAGGGAGGTAGTATTGTCAGCTTGTTAGCATGTAGCACTCTAGTAGCACTAAACAAGTATATCTAGCTCAAGCTTTAGCATGTTGCATTTGTGCTGCTTTAATTATTtggttaactttttttaaaatctgcctTGAAATGGAGACATTTCTAATGATTAAATGATGAAACTACTGCAAACTGAAGTTGAGTTTTCTTATCAGATGTGGCTGCTGGCAGATCTATGAAGCGACTGAAAAGCCTCTAACGTGTGTTTACCTTTGAAAGACTAAGAGTGAAACCAGTTTCAGATATTGGAGGACGGTTCGTCTTAAAGCAGGAAAGCAAGggccaaaaataaaacaaacacacagagacagtcaGCAAGAAACAACGTAGTACGACAAGCACGTTGTGATGACGACAGCAGGCAGGAATCAGAGGAATGTAAACTGGGAAGTGAGCGTTCTCCATGAACAAATACAGaagaaaggcttttttttttcttttccctcacTCCCACTTAAGTCTGAACAAATCAGACTCCTCTGTAGAACGTCAGTTTGCTGACATGTAATTCAATAATCATTACAACTGCAGTcagggaaaagaaaaactcCCACAGTTTCCACAACGTGAACAAAATCAcggagacaggaagtgagtaAATGGCTGAGACAAAACAGAGCGAGGCAGACAGAAATAGAGAAGTGAGCAGATACTTACAGGCAAACTTTGCCCAACCAATGCTGTTACGTGCAGAGCAGAAGAaggcagcagaggaagagaggatgAGAAACAAGTGAGCAAACATGCATGCAGTGTAtatgcagccaatcagaaaggaaacagatgaagaaaaaaaaatgacatcagctTTTTGCGTCCTATTCAATTGGCTCTAGCCTCAAGAAACCTGAGTCAGCCTACTCCTGGTAATATCTTGTGTGTGTTCAAGAGAAGCCTACCTGTCCAgccagggagagagggaggtgtgAGGGGCTGCAGAGGGCCAGTGAGGCAACAGTTGGAGGCAGATCCTGAATCGGAGCTTCATCTAGGTCATCGATGCGAGGCTTCTTGATGTTTGACTCAGGGCTGGTCAGAGGAGTCACGCTGTTCCTCCTGATCAAGATGCTAGGGCCCCTCTTCACCTCCTGCAGagtaacaaataaaacacatgtgtcacttagactcagagacagagccCAAGCTATGTCCTGTTTCTACAAATGAGCAGAAACTTCTGAGGAATCGGCCTGTCGAGCTTTACCTCGGGTCTGTCCTTGTGGGTGTTCACCGCCTCCACATTCAGAGAGATTGACTCCACTTTGCACCCATAGGCCACAGGGGTGAGCTTCAGCACTGTGTGGAGGGGACACTTCAGGTAGGGCATCTCATCTAGAACAaacaatttaaaggaaaaacGTAAATATCAACACAGTGGCATCAGTTTGCAGTATCATAACTCATATTTAGATGAAATGATGTCATTTAACCAGTTGGATTATGGGAGTTGAAGTTACCCACCAGCACTCTTATCCAGGAAGTAGGCCAGCAAGCAGCGCATGACGGCCTGGTGGCAGATAACCAGGACGTTCTCTTGCCTCTCGAGGTCCATGATGACCGGCTCCACCCGCTGCACCAGGTCCTGGTAGGACTGCAATCAGGAGGATGGGCTTGTTTACTGTTGCTTACTTTTCCATGATTCTAGACAATCAAACCCTTCTACTCATAGCTGTTCATGCATTGCACTTTTTTATTGTATCCAAATAATCTTTTGGTTCCAGTTATGTActtttttgatgtattttttaagcGAGGTATGCAGTAGCTGTGTTTACCTCTCCAGCAGGGTAGCGATAGTAGAATTTATCTTCATCCCTCAGAGCAAACTCATCTGGGAATTTCTCCTTCACTTCATCGTACGTcatctcctcacacactccctgaaaaaagaaatacatcCACCGGATAATATGTTAGTTAGGCAACATGTTATATCGCTGTGTAAGTAGGTGTGAACAGAGTTTGTGAGAATTGCACTCACAGCGTCTATCTCGTTGAGAGCCTTCCACTGTTCATACGGGACTCCCAGGTGCTCTGCAGTCTGGATGCTGCGACACAGCTGACTGCTCCAGACTTTCAGATCCttcagctgctgctcctccacaaACCGAGCCAGAGCAGTCGAAAACTAAAGCAAAAGCACGGAGCACTATTTAAACACCTGAAGTTCATCcattatgatgtttttaaaaaatactgttCACCGTGTGTTCTTTCATGCTTCGGTCTGAGGCTGCGTGTACCTGTTTGCCCCTCGGGGAGAGTCCTGCGTCACCTCCCAGCCGCCCCTCCAGGTTGTCGGTGCTCTCGCCGTGCCGGCACAGGTAGATGGTTCTGGGCTGCACGTGGATGTTCATCAGGTAGTAGACGATCTTACTCTGGATGTGATCCTGGATGCGGTTGACGAGGAAACGTCGCCCTACATCTAtcaccttgatgaaggagaggtccctggaaaaaaaagggtGCAATCAGAATGGGATGGATGTTGTTggattttaattgtttttatttaataaaggTATTGAGGCAGCTTAATGTGTGGCACTTGAGTCCAAGACAACTTGGACCCAAGGAGACAATAAAGTGcatcctatcctatcctttaTTCATTTAGGACTTTGTATTAAAAAttgcttaaaaaatgtaacaaatgctGATTATTACCTGTCATAATGATCAGGGTCCAGAGGCTGGTAGCTGGTTTTGTAGCATTCAATCCTCCTCTGGAAATCCAACATGGCGTCGGTCTTGTTGCAGTCGCGGTAGTCGGGACAGGACACCTTTACTTCCTGTAGAGTGAGGGCAGACTGTCAGACGGCAAACAACACGCCTGATTCCAGAGAATTAGAAACGTTTAATGTCGTTTCGCACAGGGCGAGGAAGAAAGGGCGACGTCGTGTCTGTGACTTACCAAGATGTTTGATGCGATGACGCTCGGATCTTCGCACACAGACTCGATGAAAAAAATCTGTGCATGAAGAAATAACATGGTTAAAGtggctgactttttttttttcttatatgtTGACTCCTCTGGTTGCTATGACAACACTCACCTTGAAGCTATTCTCACTGCCAAACTTGAGGATCATGTCACGTCGATCTCTCGTCGTATTAGTGGCATCAAAGACCTGAAAAATACGGCTCATTAGAAAAGGTTTCCAACATTTCCCACATCACgatgaggtttaaaaaaacaaaaacaagtcatGCATGATGGGAAACTCACCGCAACTTGGCCTCCCTCATCCTTCAAATAGGACTTGACATCCCTCAAGGCAGCTAAGGCACACTGCCTGAAGAACAGAGACAGTGGAAGTGTTACTTTTTGTGTTattaatacatatatattaaaccGGCTATATGTATTTGTGTTGCACTTACTGCCTAATTTTCACGGCACACTCGTTATCAGGCTTGAAGAAATCATAGGAGCTGTAATTCTTGACCGCCTCCCTTCGGTACTCTCCAACATTGAACACTAcaagcagaaggagcaacatATATTAACACAAAGTCCTGGAGGTGGGAACAGGAGTTATGCTGTTAGGAACAGAGTGTCACCCTGCAACTGATACGCTACTAAACACACTGACTGTGCTCACGATTGAAGAGTGTTTGTGTACCTTTGGTAGGCATGCCGATCCAGTTGAGGTAGCGGGTGAGCTTCTTTGACATGTACGTCTTGCCGCGAGCTGGAAGACCCACCATCACGATGACGGTGGGGGCGTTGGAAAAGTGGGGAGCGCATGCCGCTGCAGAGAGGAATGCAAAAGGTGTACATGTCATCAGAACAAGCAGAGTATGTAGTGCAGCACAAATAGAATCAGTGACCTGAGAGTCCACaacctgaggaaaaacacaaatcaagaGCGGCATCCTCGCCAAAAGCAGTGATTAAAGCAACCGCTGCAGCTATAATCTCTATTTCTCTTCACGCTGACACACTCCCAGCATGCACGTGGCCGTCTGCTGTCGCCAGACCATAATTCACATCTCACTGCACATTGACCCACTTCTGCGCTCTTTGAACCTGCTCACTCGAGCCAGGATGAGCTGCTTCACATTGACCAAATATACTGTAACCCCACCCTTGAGGCACATGAGAGACTTTAACTTAAGATATGTTAGTGCTGCTAGTTCCCCTCTTTTCTGAGGGTCACTAAAATTGTGCAAAAACAATTGAAGAAATTCACCTTTCCCTGAAGCAGTCCTGACTTGAAATGCCTTATTTCCTTAGCAAGTTATTTTCCAGAGATTTTCAGCAATGCAGATTGCCTGACCACGAGAGCTAATCCATacctgctcacactgctgctaaTCTTCTGTAGAACACAAAACCACATCATCTACACTCAAATTGTTTACTCATCATCCTCCAACACTCTCTTGCATCACCGTATCAGCTACTGTAGAGCATCCCATCCAATTTCCTCCTACCACTTTCTGAAAATAATTGTCTTTTGATAAAAGGTTTTATTACGCTGACCCAACTCAGAATTCTAAATCAGATCTCAGGCACAAGAAAATGAAAGCATAGAAAATGTGATTCTCTCCTCACAGATCAATAAACCACTAGGCCTATATCCTAATAATCAATGAGCAGCAGAAGCATAAACGTGAATCCAGATTTGCAGCTACTCCATTTCAATATAATAATTGTAGTCATCTTCATCATACAGTTGCTTTGATATTTATATAAAGATTTTGAGTTTCCTTAGTTGTAGCATTaattcatttaccatttaaaaacaaagataagcAATGGGGAAAACCTTCCTCTGTTGTTCAATAATTGAGCCACAATGTTTACAAACCTACTTATCCGAGTTTGGTTGACAAATTTGAGAGAACAGGATGAGAGGGACCAGGCTGAGAGTTGCttggttttctttattttggtttaatttACATATATTGAAATTCTGTCCTCAGCTTTGATAAACAAATGATAAAGGAAGAGGCAACTCAATGATATTCAGTGGTGATAAACTGCTTAATCACTTTAAAAATCCCAGTTTTCTGAGCATACTATAGGCTACACCCCTTGTTAATAATCTCATCCCTATACTCTCTGATTTCCAGCTGCAGCCTCGCACCATGCACAACACGCGCTTCGTTCCGACCAATTAGAAGACAGCACCCTTTCTAAAGCACCAGACACAGGTTGCGGAGAAATGTTGTATCCATGGTGACCGGAGCGGTCCGTGACGATAAGAAGATGAGTAAAAAGACAAGAGTAAGAAACAGAATCCCACCTCACAGCAGAAATGGGTCGTATTTAACCAACATTAATACAGCTAAAGCGGCGATACGCTATTGAAGAATACATGAGAGAAATTAGGCTTTAAAGTTACTTTATCACTTCCACTAACCGGCGTTTTTAAGGTGGTATTACAGGAACAGAAGTGTCGTGTTGCTACGCGCTTCAGTAGTAGTTACAATCACCATAGCAACACAATTCCAAAGTCTTTAAGACAAAAGGAGCCGATAACTGAAACCTtaaagaacagacagaaactgaCCACTGATCATTGTGTGTTACAGTATGCGAAAATACACGAAAGCTAAAAGAATATGAGAGGACTTTACCTCTTCTTGGTGACGGCTTGTCATCCTTAGTGGGAATCCAGATCTTTTGGATCCTGTTCTGGGTCAGTTCCCGGGGCATTCCTCAGGAACTGGAGAGCGGCGCAGTAAAACGGGAACCGAGCCGCTAAAGTCCTGattaataaaacttaaaaaaaaaagacctctgGAGTACCGGTGGTTGTTGGAGATAAGCCTCGTCCGTTCAGGCGAAATGAAACCGGGTCGTACAGAGAAATGTCGGCAGAACACACTGAGCCGGGATAATCTGCCGGTCTGCGGCACACATCCGCTATTTAACCCCGCTCGGCCGGGAAGCAACGTGACCGCGATGACGACATGACGCACACAGAGGGAGCCACAGCGCCACACTGTGGTGGAATGCATCACCCGGATGAGGAGTTTACATGTTTTCTATTGTTATTTAGTGGAAAAAGTTCATAAACATTATGAGTCGCTTCACTTGGTTGATCGTACAGTATATCATCAGAATCGTATTAACATGTTCAAACTATGAACATTTGATTTAATATAAACATCTAAATTTGAAGTATGCGTTATTTGGAAAATgccttcatctgtttttttccatgcagTCACGTTGCTGCTTcgttcatttaaaaacaagctttttttattgatataaaAGTTACAAGTTAAGTTATTTTTGACTATTATATTTATCAGTGGGAAAGaagtaacattttttttaggaTAATGCTCGTGTTGATTAGTTTGTTTATTGCGATTGAGATATATTGAGATACATATTTACTTTCCCGTTTCGAAACCGCGATATTTATAATGAAGTTACATTTTATTCCACCTTAACCAACACAAAATAATCACGTTCTCCCATACCTCCACGTAAAGTGCTACCATAAGCTCGAGTTTGTTCAGTGTGAGATTAAACCTGCAGGGAACGGGCAGTCTTACATCTCCTCACTCTGCCTTCTCACGTTCCCCATTGACTCAGGCATGATTAAATATAGTCCTATCTGGCATGAACCTCAAAATCCCCACTCTGACCGTTCGTGTATCACGTGAACGAAATCATTTCTGTTGATAAACTCACTCAAATTTGTTATTGCAACTTTTTTTGGTAGTTAATTTAGACCAAATAAATcaattcattttctttgcagTGTATCCGTGCAGCTACCTGGACTGAGACTAAATATAACATTGACTTTCTGCTGGTTTACAGTTTCAGCCTGACCCCCGTGAGGGCAGACTGTgaatacgtgtgtgtgtgtgtgtgtggggtaaCATCACAGTCTAAGATAagaagatacacacacatgcagaccaTCGCATCACACTTGCAgtgttttaaactttattttaaaatgtgcaaaccCTTAATGATACAGCGAAgcgtaaaaaacaaaacaaatctgttattTGCTGGTGAGTTCAAGTGCATCTATATAGTTCATCATTACTGACCTCATTATGACCTCGATCTGTTTTACACTTTCAGTTTTGATTcttactgtttttctttttacagtcgGAGAACTTACACtaaattgaattaaaattaaattcagTGTAGTTTctcatgttttacagtgtgCTGAAATTCCTGTGTTGCCTCAAGTTGAACTTGTTCTTGTTCTGATCTCTCTCCAAACTTTTGCTACGCGCCTAATTCCTCAGTGCATTGTGACATGTTTCCTGCTTGTTTTGATGGGTTTATAATAAAAGTAACAAACGTTTTCCTGTTGACAAGTTGAACAAAGGGCAGCTGGGTAGTTGTGATATTTATGTGTTGAATGTCCTCCTCATATAATCACTGCATATGTTCTAACGACACATATAGAATCCAAAGACACTTGGTCAAGGTCAGGTTGTGATCTTTCTTTCAGACCTGAAACGTGTCTCAGTCTGAACTGTGAGAGTTTAGGTGGAGAATATGTGATTGTGAAACAAAACTGCTGATagtgaaagacatttttaaacttcacCCTTAGAAAGAAAGAGCAAGAATACAGTCTGAGACAGAGATGAAAGTGGACTTTTAGCTCTTAAGATTATCACATTCATTCTACTTAAGTAGCATTCTTATTTTTAACTGGACTTATTAACAGAATAAAGATGGTTAAAACTGCTTCAGGCTTTATGTCTAAAAGTTTTCTTATGAATTAACCGTGATTACCTTCACTAAAGTTTATAGAAGCACAGAGAGTTTGACCGTGACTCAGATTGTATTTAGTCTCAAGAGAAAAACTGCTCGTCCATCTTGGCCAAAAATCCCTAAAATTAGCTGAGTCCAAATGGGCCTAGTTGAATGGAGAGtaatgaaatcatatttacaagGACAACACTTGATTAAGCCTTTAAACGGTAAAGAAAGCTGCTTTGATTGACGTCTCTCTTTCTTGTAAGTGAAGACAAGAgtataacaaaaaaagaagtttgGTATTGTTGTCTGAGAAAACATTACTGGTTCAAATAAACTTTAAGTTTGCTACCAACTGAAAGATATCATTGTAGACATTAAGAGGACTTTCTATGTTAAACTTTTCTTTAGCACTCAGCCCAAAAGGATGCTAAAAATCTATTATATAAGTGGAAACTCCTCTCGTGTTAACATGGATTACATAGTAGAAGTGGACACAACCACTTTCTAAAAATGCCTTTGCAGAATTGTCTTGCACCTGTAGTCTATCAAATGGCCAGGTGACTGCACTGGTTGTTAAGGCATCCTACTTCTTGATACATAACCTCcataaacaaatacagaatGAGTTTATGGCCTCCATAcctgcctcctcttcttcaatGCCACATGATGGTCATTTTATgggtttatttttactttagaGTAATAGACGACAAATGGCTACCTGTGATTTACAGCTCGTAACCATGGCGAACTGTCATTAGGGCCGGGGGCTTAATAATGCATACCCATCTTCTTGTCCAATTATGGTCAATTTTGACCCAAATCAAGTGGGAAATTCCAAAATAGAGGCTTCGAACTGGTAGTCAGCTCCAGTGTGTGCTCATCAAGCAAGGACTGAAACGTTCGCCGATATATTTACCGACTACTTTCTTGACCACTCATGTCTGAATAAAAAAGACCATCTATCTCAGCCTGTGGAcgttttttgtgcttttgtttttttgctttttagcCCATCAGCAATTTTTCACTATTACCTGCAGCACAGAAGCACATAAGTATAACTTTTTTTGATGTCCTGAGTAGACGCAGTGCCACACCccctgactgcatcacatttcTATATCCTAAAAATACAGTTAACTTACTTACTATGTGTCTATGGTCAAAGGTCATCCCGGTTCATTACGGCACCATAACCTGCTTAAAATTGAACCATTTCCAAGATttcatataaaatatttatcaaGGACGAAAGAGGAATAAGAATAGTTTATTTCTCAATGAAAGTGAATAACCGAGAAAAGTCCTCAacgaaaaataaaacagttaactGTATATAATCAAGCCTCCCCCCCAATGCCTGACTTCTTGATGGTAGATGGAGTGACGAGAGTCCGACACTGTATGACAGCTTCTTAACTTTTATATCAATGCCACGTGTAATTGGACTTAGTCACAGTATCAGCGAACGAGTGAGAAAGAGTACAGAGCCGCTTTCTTTACCTGCACAAAGAATGCACCAGTCGCTCCCCCTTCATGGGATGAAAACATTTGCACTGAAGTTTCATGAACATCTCATCAGTTCACCCCAAAAAAATTGAGAAATTTCTGtagttttctgcatgtgtgaaaacaccataaAAACAAGGCAGCTCTACATTGACCAGCAGCTCAATGCAATAGTGAAACCAATGCATTGATGCATGAGTGATACAATCTCATATATGATTACATATGAGTTACTGTTTACTTCCTATGTCTAACTAACTAAATCTCTTTAGACATCGAGACATCGTCAGCTGCATGTTGGATGTCGAACATACATTCAGTGACCGCCAACCTCTTGAGTGACACCATACACATCATGACCTTTTGACCCCGTCTCAGGTCACACCCACTGGAATGTAGGTCAGGGTAAAATAGGCCACTGTCGGCCAATCACAACACCCGGCTCTGCGGTGCACGTTCAAGACACGCTCCCACCATCAGTTTTACACATGCATGGCTCCAAtttatgcatacacacacacacacacacacttactacTGCAGGCCTCGACTGGAGCCATAAGCAACGTGCTGCTGACCCTGAAACTCAACATGAactcatgtatgtgtgtggcaGTAATGTGTCTGTGGCAGAATGTCTTTTAAAATCacaatgaaaattaaaaaaaccattacattgatataaaacaaaacaacatttttacaaagcAGTCAATATTTTATGACATGTTTGAATATATATGCACTAGtatttggatttttaaaaaaaaggaaatcgtCCTGTAATGGGTGTAATGTATTGTGTGAATCTGAGTAGTGTCATTCtacagagatgtcagagtgacgtcAATACAACATGGTGTCAGACGAAGGATATCATTTCCAAGTTCTTTCTTTGGCCTTTTGGCATTTGTTAGATAGGACAGATGTAAAGAGACGGGAAATATTGCGGGggggagagtgggggatgacatgcagcacagGAACATTTTTTATGTCATTTGAAGTCACTGTGGGAATCTTTTAGATTGTCTGGATTGTGGTGCCCCTTGTGGACATGCACctgctcgcttctgactctctctctaaggctctgaagtgccaaagttcagagtccccacgtgtgccaagtctgatttgattggtcagtcgctcagccactctggctccgagggccggggagcaaaaacattagcaccttaagCACTACTACTGCAGGCtgcggcatatcgtgggcgtgctacagaagttaacgggcgtgcaacatgagctgcagggcttaccacaacgagccaatgggcttagatcagtgatctcacactgacaagacgtcacactgacacatttctttcaaggggggctagaaccgagcgttacatgcagctaatgctacagctaacaggatgacgtaggagaagccgcgtttccacagactttgaatttttgcaaatagatgtgcctaaacatgcacacaatacatggaaaacacactaatggacatataaaaccagaaaaagcataatatgggacctttaaatagTCCAAGCTCAGGTTGATCCTATCCAGTTTTtctaaggaaaaaaaacagaaacaaagtgagCTGGATTACATGATTCTAGAAAACAAAAAGGGTTTTCAAATGTGGATCATTATTCCCACAATCAACTCTTCTGAGCAACCAAATGTTTTCTTCAGCTGATGTAATCTGTACTCTGCGTGGATTCGTTTTTGGGTTATTTTAGGCTTTCTTTTAATAGATTTCATCTTCTAGCCAAGCTCCTGTCCTTTTAAGATAGCAGACCTTTATCAGATTCATTCTTCAGGAACATGTTTTCGATTATTCTGAGCTCTGAGTAACAATCATTACAGTCCTGTTACTTGAGCTGGAATGTTTCAGCTGATCAAAACACCTGAATGAAGGATTTCTtacttctgttgttttttcagtgaAACCCGTTTCTCCTGATCTGAACTAAACCTGCTCCGGTGAGTTCTttcctgatatttttttttattattattggagCCTCGAGGGCCCTGTTGGCGCACTTACATAACGTCTGAATGAGGCTCACTGTCCCAGTCCCCTACCCCTACCCATAATCCATCAGGGCTAAGTTAAGACTGTGGAGCCCTGGGGACGTGTTATGGCTGCTGTGTAACCAATGTTATATCAGGAGTGAATTAAGAGAGGGAATCTAGGCTTCTTGGATATCAAAGAGGTGCACCGGGAAAGGATGTGTGCGCCTGGAGTTTAATTTATGATTCTGCAGGGAAGTGTTTATACAGGGATGCTGAAAAACAACCAAACTCCAGTCAGCATGACTAGGCTGGATTTTTAATCACCGATACACACTCAACATTAAAGAGTTTGGAACATAACATTAGATAACAAAAGAAATCAGTCAAGGACATATATAGTTTGTAACCTTTATTTTGGCTTGACACAAAGGTATGACAGGAAACAAATGCCTCAATAATCTGCAAGATGCCTCATCACTACCTACAGACTCTTCACAGCTGTtcaggaaatataaaaaaaaggtgtaataTGTACAAG containing:
- the pfkfb3 gene encoding 6-phosphofructo-2-kinase/fructose-2,6-bisphosphatase 3 isoform X4, coding for MPRELTQNRIQKIWIPTKDDKPSPRRAACAPHFSNAPTVIVMVGLPARGKTYMSKKLTRYLNWIGMPTKVFNVGEYRREAVKNYSSYDFFKPDNECAVKIRQQCALAALRDVKSYLKDEGGQVAVFDATNTTRDRRDMILKFGSENSFKIFFIESVCEDPSVIASNILEVKVSCPDYRDCNKTDAMLDFQRRIECYKTSYQPLDPDHYDRDLSFIKVIDVGRRFLVNRIQDHIQSKIVYYLMNIHVQPRTIYLCRHGESTDNLEGRLGGDAGLSPRGKQFSTALARFVEEQQLKDLKVWSSQLCRSIQTAEHLGVPYEQWKALNEIDAGVCEEMTYDEVKEKFPDEFALRDEDKFYYRYPAGESYQDLVQRVEPVIMDLERQENVLVICHQAVMRCLLAYFLDKSADEMPYLKCPLHTVLKLTPVAYGCKVESISLNVEAVNTHKDRPEEVKRGPSILIRRNSVTPLTSPESNIKKPRIDDLDEAPIQDLPPTVASLALCSPSHLPLSLAGQHWLGKVCLRTVLQYLKLVSLLVFQR
- the pfkfb3 gene encoding 6-phosphofructo-2-kinase/fructose-2,6-bisphosphatase 3 isoform X2 yields the protein MPRELTQNRIQKIWIPTKDDKPSPRRAACAPHFSNAPTVIVMVGLPARGKTYMSKKLTRYLNWIGMPTKVFNVGEYRREAVKNYSSYDFFKPDNECAVKIRQQCALAALRDVKSYLKDEGGQVAVFDATNTTRDRRDMILKFGSENSFKIFFIESVCEDPSVIASNILEVKVSCPDYRDCNKTDAMLDFQRRIECYKTSYQPLDPDHYDRDLSFIKVIDVGRRFLVNRIQDHIQSKIVYYLMNIHVQPRTIYLCRHGESTDNLEGRLGGDAGLSPRGKQFSTALARFVEEQQLKDLKVWSSQLCRSIQTAEHLGVPYEQWKALNEIDAGVCEEMTYDEVKEKFPDEFALRDEDKFYYRYPAGESYQDLVQRVEPVIMDLERQENVLVICHQAVMRCLLAYFLDKSADEMPYLKCPLHTVLKLTPVAYGCKVESISLNVEAVNTHKDRPEEVKRGPSILIRRNSVTPLTSPESNIKKPRIDDLDEAPIQDLPPTVASLALCSPSHLPLSLAGQHWLGKVCLT
- the pfkfb3 gene encoding 6-phosphofructo-2-kinase/fructose-2,6-bisphosphatase 3 isoform X1, with translation MPRELTQNRIQKIWIPTKDDKPSPRRAACAPHFSNAPTVIVMVGLPARGKTYMSKKLTRYLNWIGMPTKVFNVGEYRREAVKNYSSYDFFKPDNECAVKIRQQCALAALRDVKSYLKDEGGQVAVFDATNTTRDRRDMILKFGSENSFKIFFIESVCEDPSVIASNILEVKVSCPDYRDCNKTDAMLDFQRRIECYKTSYQPLDPDHYDRDLSFIKVIDVGRRFLVNRIQDHIQSKIVYYLMNIHVQPRTIYLCRHGESTDNLEGRLGGDAGLSPRGKQFSTALARFVEEQQLKDLKVWSSQLCRSIQTAEHLGVPYEQWKALNEIDAGVCEEMTYDEVKEKFPDEFALRDEDKFYYRYPAGESYQDLVQRVEPVIMDLERQENVLVICHQAVMRCLLAYFLDKSADEMPYLKCPLHTVLKLTPVAYGCKVESISLNVEAVNTHKDRPEEVKRGPSILIRRNSVTPLTSPESNIKKPRIDDLDEAPIQDLPPTVASLALCSPSHLPLSLAGQNLRRNSSRHEILQACQ
- the pfkfb3 gene encoding 6-phosphofructo-2-kinase/fructose-2,6-bisphosphatase 3 isoform X3; this translates as MVGLPARGKTYMSKKLTRYLNWIGMPTKVFNVGEYRREAVKNYSSYDFFKPDNECAVKIRQQCALAALRDVKSYLKDEGGQVAVFDATNTTRDRRDMILKFGSENSFKIFFIESVCEDPSVIASNILEVKVSCPDYRDCNKTDAMLDFQRRIECYKTSYQPLDPDHYDRDLSFIKVIDVGRRFLVNRIQDHIQSKIVYYLMNIHVQPRTIYLCRHGESTDNLEGRLGGDAGLSPRGKQFSTALARFVEEQQLKDLKVWSSQLCRSIQTAEHLGVPYEQWKALNEIDAGVCEEMTYDEVKEKFPDEFALRDEDKFYYRYPAGESYQDLVQRVEPVIMDLERQENVLVICHQAVMRCLLAYFLDKSADEMPYLKCPLHTVLKLTPVAYGCKVESISLNVEAVNTHKDRPEEVKRGPSILIRRNSVTPLTSPESNIKKPRIDDLDEAPIQDLPPTVASLALCSPSHLPLSLAGQNLRRNSSRHEILQACQ